From Pseudomonas hefeiensis, one genomic window encodes:
- a CDS encoding phosphate ABC transporter substrate-binding protein PstS family protein translates to MKLKRLMTAMTFVAAGVATAHAVAAVDPAIPSYTKTTGVSGNLSSVGSDTLANLMTLWAENYKKEYPNVNIQIQAAGSSTAPPSLTEGTSNLGPMSRKMKDNELQAFETKYGYKPTAVPVAVDALAVFVHKDNPIKGLTMAQVDAIFSSTRLCGAKADVKTWGDLGVTGDLANKPVQLFGRNSVSGTYGYFKEEALCKGDYKSNVNEQPGSASVVQSISSSLNGVGYSGIGYKTASVKTVALAKKEGEPFIEDTEENTLNGKYPLSRFLYVYINKAPNKPLAPLEAEFLKLVLSKQGQEVVVKDGYIPLPAKVAAKALADLGLSEGGSVAKK, encoded by the coding sequence ATGAAACTGAAGCGTTTGATGACGGCAATGACCTTTGTCGCCGCTGGCGTTGCGACCGCCCACGCGGTTGCCGCTGTCGACCCAGCCATCCCGAGCTACACCAAGACCACCGGTGTGTCGGGCAACCTGTCCAGTGTCGGCTCCGATACTCTGGCCAACCTGATGACCCTGTGGGCCGAGAACTACAAGAAAGAATACCCGAACGTAAATATCCAGATTCAGGCCGCAGGTTCCTCCACTGCGCCACCGTCTCTGACTGAAGGCACCTCCAACCTGGGCCCGATGAGCCGCAAGATGAAGGACAACGAGCTGCAGGCCTTCGAAACCAAATACGGTTACAAGCCTACCGCCGTCCCAGTGGCCGTGGACGCCCTGGCGGTGTTCGTGCACAAAGACAACCCGATCAAAGGCCTGACCATGGCTCAGGTCGATGCGATTTTCTCCTCCACTCGTCTGTGCGGCGCCAAGGCTGATGTCAAGACTTGGGGTGACCTGGGCGTGACCGGTGACCTGGCCAACAAGCCAGTCCAGTTGTTCGGTCGTAACTCGGTATCCGGCACCTACGGCTACTTCAAAGAAGAAGCCCTGTGCAAAGGCGACTACAAGTCCAATGTCAATGAGCAGCCAGGTTCGGCCTCGGTTGTGCAGTCGATCAGCAGCTCGCTCAACGGCGTTGGCTACTCGGGCATCGGCTACAAGACCGCCAGCGTGAAAACCGTTGCTCTTGCCAAGAAAGAAGGCGAGCCGTTCATCGAAGACACCGAAGAAAACACCCTGAACGGCAAGTACCCACTGTCGCGTTTCCTCTACGTCTACATCAACAAGGCGCCGAACAAGCCTCTGGCCCCGCTGGAAGCTGAGTTCTTGAAGCTGGTCCTGTCCAAGCAAGGTCAGGAAGTTGTGGTCAAGGACGGCTACATCCCACTGCCAGCCAAGGTTGCCGCCAAGGCACTGGCTGACCTGGGTCTGTCGGAAGGCGGCAGCGTCGCCAAGAAGTAA
- a CDS encoding MFS transporter: MTTAPSSTATPVQSARPLTRNDYKTLSLSALGGALEFYDFIIFVFFATVVGKLFFPAEMPEWLRLMQTFGIFAAGYLARPLGGIIMAHFGDLLGRKKMFTLSIFMMAVPTLIMGLLPTYAQIGMWAPILLLLMRVIQGAAIGGEVPGAWVFVSEHVPARHIGYACGTLTCGLTVGILLGSLVATAINSIYTPVEVADYAWRIPFLLGGVFGLFSVYLRRWLHETPIFAELQLRKALAAEVPLRAVLRDHRGAIAISMLLTWLLSAGIIVIILMTPTVLQTVYHFSPTIALQANSLAIVFLSFGCIGSGVLADRFGAGRVFVFGSALLLITSWTFYHSLFNHPDWLFPLYALSGLLVGTIGAVPYVMVKAFPAVVRFSGLSFSYNLAYAIFGGLTPMIVTLLLKENPMGPAYYVAVICGIGIAVGAYLWKEGR; encoded by the coding sequence ATGACCACTGCGCCTTCGAGCACGGCGACACCCGTTCAATCGGCTCGTCCATTGACCCGCAACGATTACAAGACCCTGTCGCTTTCTGCCTTGGGCGGCGCGTTGGAGTTCTACGATTTCATCATTTTCGTGTTCTTCGCCACCGTGGTCGGAAAATTATTTTTCCCCGCCGAAATGCCCGAGTGGCTGCGCTTGATGCAGACGTTCGGCATTTTTGCCGCCGGTTATCTGGCCCGGCCGCTGGGCGGGATCATCATGGCTCACTTCGGTGACCTGCTGGGCCGCAAGAAAATGTTCACCCTGAGCATTTTCATGATGGCCGTGCCGACCCTCATCATGGGCTTGCTGCCGACCTATGCCCAAATCGGCATGTGGGCGCCGATTCTGCTGTTGCTGATGCGAGTGATCCAGGGTGCGGCCATTGGCGGTGAGGTGCCAGGGGCCTGGGTGTTCGTTTCCGAGCACGTTCCGGCGCGCCACATCGGCTATGCCTGCGGCACGCTGACGTGTGGACTGACCGTGGGGATTTTGCTGGGTTCGCTGGTGGCCACGGCGATCAACAGCATCTATACGCCGGTGGAGGTGGCAGATTACGCCTGGCGGATTCCGTTCCTGCTAGGGGGTGTGTTCGGCCTGTTCTCGGTTTACTTGCGCCGTTGGCTGCACGAAACCCCGATATTCGCCGAGCTGCAACTGCGCAAGGCCCTGGCCGCTGAAGTGCCGCTGCGGGCCGTGCTGCGTGATCATCGCGGCGCCATTGCCATTTCGATGTTGCTGACCTGGCTGCTGTCGGCCGGCATCATCGTGATCATCCTGATGACCCCGACCGTGCTGCAAACGGTGTATCACTTCAGCCCGACCATTGCCTTGCAGGCTAACAGCCTGGCGATCGTATTCCTGAGTTTTGGCTGCATCGGCTCTGGTGTGCTGGCCGACCGTTTCGGTGCCGGGCGAGTGTTTGTGTTCGGCAGTGCGCTGCTGTTGATCACCTCCTGGACCTTCTACCACAGCCTGTTCAACCATCCCGACTGGCTGTTTCCGCTCTATGCCCTGAGCGGGCTGCTGGTGGGCACCATCGGCGCGGTGCCTTATGTCATGGTCAAGGCGTTCCCGGCCGTGGTGCGCTTCAGCGGTTTGTCGTTCTCCTACAACCTGGCCTATGCAATCTTCGGCGGCCTGACCCCGATGATCGTCACTTTGCTGCTCAAGGAAAACCCGATGGGGCCAGCCTATTACGTGGCGGTTATCTGCGGCATCGGGATTGCGGTGGGGGCGTATCTCTGGAAGGAAGGTCGTTAA